In the Pelmatolapia mariae isolate MD_Pm_ZW linkage group LG10_11, Pm_UMD_F_2, whole genome shotgun sequence genome, AGACAGATGACTTTATGTTCCTAAATTCAGTCTGACATTTTATCACTTTTGCTCAGTTATACTTTATTAATGTAAACTTACTGCACCTGCTGTGTGCATGCACACAGATGTGTGCATGACCAGTCTGCTCCATTACTTAAGCAAAAAACACTCCACCTCTGGTCACAGGCTGCCCCAGTTCCTGTACATCTGTAGTGAGAGCTTAGTCTGGATTGCTGGCAATATGCGAGACTCATTCCCAGTGGGTGTCTGCCAAGACCGACTGTTACTGAttctttttataatttttatggacagaatttctatgAGCAGCCATGAGGTGGAAGGTTGAGGGTTGGCAGGTCTCAGAGGTTTATCTCTGCTTTGCAGATCATGTCATAGATTTCAGGCGGTGGCCTCCAGCTTGCCCTTGGGCAGtttgcagctgagtgtgaagcggtTGGATGAGAATTAGCTCCTatatgtctgaggccatggttctcagccagaaAACAGAGGTGTGCCCACTTTGAGTTGGGAATGAGTCGTTGCCTCAAGTGGAGGGGTTTAAGTATCTCGGCATCCCCTTCACGAGTGAGAGGAGAGTGGAGTGACAAATTGATAAACAACTTGGCGTGGAGGCTGCAGTGATGTGAACGCTACACCAGTGTGTTGTGGAAAAAGAGAGACATGAGCATGAAAGTGAAGCTGTCATAGGTGACTAAAGAAAGAGTGGAGCAGTGGAAGTGCTTCCTCCAAACAGCTTCTCGAGTCACCCTGAGAAGCTTAGTCATTCAGGAAGGTAGTTTCTCCTCCACATTAAAAAGAGCCAGTTagggtggttcaggcatctaaAAAGGATGCCTCCAGGGCACCTCCTAGGTGAGATGTTGCAGACATGTCCTATTGGAaagaggccccagggcagagccaggacatgctggagtcCCAGCTTGCTTGGGAACACTTAGTGTCTCCACATAAGAGGTGGGGGAAGTGGTGTGGAAAAGCAGGTCTGGGCATCTCTACTTAGAAAGCTGCACATGGACCTGAAAGAGTGGCAGGAAatagatggatgggtggatgttgGCTTTTCTTTGTTATCCCGCAACATGAGAAGAAAATAATTTAACACTTTTTCTGGTTTTTTTCACCGACGTGCCCCCTGATGATTTTTCTGTTatcttgctgtgtgtttttcctgGACAGTTATCCTGGTGGCGCATTTCCTGCAGAGCGTGTCTTCTGGGCTGGTGTTAGGAGGAGAGCTGGTCTACCATCGGGGACGGGCAGAAGAAGGAGGCATCCTTACTCTGGCTGGACAGTACTCAAGTGAGATGTTGTTTTTACTCATGAATCTGCCTCACATATCATATTTTAACAGAGCTGGTATCATCTCTCCTTTGTTGAGCTTTGATTTAGCCACAGTGGGGGTGGTGGGTGGGTGTTCTGTCTCTTCATGCAGGACCAAACTGGGTGGCAACATTGAATGCTGGCAAAGGAGGTGCCCATGCAAGCTACTATCACAGAGCCAACAAACAGGTACAGCCAGTGCCACCCATAAGCGTAAACACCACTTACTTTAGTGGCATATCATTAATGTATGTTTGTGCTTTGCAGATACAAGTAGGGGTGGAGTTTGAAGCCAGTACCAGGACACAGGAGACCACAACATCCTTTGGGTATCAGATGGAGCTCCCAGAAGCTAATATGGTCTTTCGAGGTAAATTTCCTGATATAATTTTGAGTCATGCACGATGTTAACTATTATGAAAGCACAATGCATGagtcttttgtttctttgtgtgtatCCAGGTATGATAAACAGCCGGTGCATAATAGGAGGTGTGTTGGAGAAGCGCCTGACTCCTCTCCCAGCCACACTAATTATGGGTGCCTTTGTAAATCATAAAGGTGATAAACTGCAAGTGGGTCTAGGCATCAACGTGGGTTAATCATCAGCTAACCCCCGCTGGAATTACACTCCGCTGCCTGGATATCCGTCCAGAGGCACGTTTCAGAGGCTTCATTAACAACGTGACCTTCTGAGACTTTTTCAGCCTCAccaaaacacttcctgtttctttaaGTCACCTACCTCTCTAAGTGGAGGCGATGTTTGTCTGACTGAGTGACAACAAGAGGATTGCACTGAGAGGAGTGGATGAGCACCTCAAGGGGCTCCACGTACAGTATGTGACTACACAGATGTTTCAGTCTCCCTAAACCCAAACTGTGCATCCACTCCTGGACACTGAACCAAAAGGATAAAAGGCATACAGTACTgtaaagttaaaataaagattttatatTATGGGTAGTCCTAAACAAATCTAATGTAAGTACACTGTATTAAAGAACAAtagtctttttaatgtttttgccCATCAGCTACAATTTTAATAGACTATTTACACAAGATGCTTACAAAAGATGTGTTTGCCCATCTAACAGGCAGTGATTGGTTTACATCAGCGCCAGtatcaattaaaaacaaagctcATCAACTCACCTGCCAAAACATTAAATTTTAGCTTGAATGTACAATCATTTGGTGCTCTCTAACCacgacacaaacagagaaagcataaaactgaaaaagttcAGCGCTTACTCATAAAAAGACAGTCTGTGTGGGCTAATCTGCACACAAGCAAATGCTTAGAGGATCATTCCAAATGGCAGCAAATGCTGAATCTGAGTATGAGTAAATGGGTCGGCTCACGTTAAAACGTCAGTAAGAACCTTAAAAAATATGCATGAGTAGGTGAATGTTTGTTTGATTGGgtacagatctttttttttttttttgtgctggcATATTATAGTGTGCAATCCACACAGAGAAAGGTGCTGCTTCatactgtatatagtaattTAAGGTTTTGAGGGTTGAGAAAGAGGCTATGCACTAAGTCTGCTGATTGAGGACTGCGCTGTATGTATACTGTATAGATGAAGGCATTTGATAACACTGACTGTATGCAACCTGCACTACTTGTACTGCGTTCAACCATTTACAGTCCTCTTCAACTGGGAAATGTTGCATATATATGATTTATTCATTATATAAAGTCAGCATGGTGAGAAATGGAAGGGATGGCTATCTTTTTGAACTTAATTTATTAAAGATGTTATTTCTGTCATTGTTTCTTTTGACTGTATGTCATGCATTTCAACAGACAGTAAGTCTGAACCTAAACTCAGCACCAAGGTACCTTTTTACGTCCTGTTGCTTATTCATAGCTCAGCAAGACACAAACACGAAAGCCAGATAATTTTCACTTAAATCATTAGAGCTGAAGATTGCAGATTCATTGAGAATTTGCTTAAACTGAACATTTTCCACTCTCGGATCAACATGCAAATATTCCTTCCCATTAACTTCCATTAAGTTGTGATGATTTTTCCTGATATACTGTTTTAGTGGTGGATGTCCCTTTTAAACAAggccaaagtttcaaatacCGAATTCTGCACAAAGATAGATGGAAGCCCAGACCTCAGACTGCAATAAGACGCtacattttggaaaaaaaaaatttctgtgTTTGATTTGGATGATGGCTATGAGAGTGAATACCTTTTAATATGCTTACTGAAGGCACACAGCTCATGCTAACAGCACAGAAATCCCACTTTCTGTTTGTCAGGGGCAGCTAGTCATAAGAAAGTGGGTTCAAAGTAGATGGTGTGTTGTGAGATTGCACTGAGGTCTAATGTGTGTgagattaagaaaaaaaaaggattgttTTTGAACTTTGAATAATGTGTAACATAGTAAAGGATAAGACCTGAAAATGATAGGTCCTTTTTAATCTCTTATTCCTTCGTATTTGCATGCTGCCTCTAAAATTCTTGTAAACTTTtgtctttaacctcctaagacctgaactcttccacggcatgcatttttaatttctctttgatatttgggctgattgggacccgatgaatgtaaaaacaaagaattaccagattttctttttacctgatttttgtttctaagaaaaatgagagccacagaTGAGGATAGTCGTTTAatattttgatagaacagtagcagtataatgtcctcgtaagtggatatcaggcccttgtagagcaaaatttagtattttggtctaaataactcaaaatgtaatgtccacatatgtggacgccaggtcctaggaggttaaaaaacTAGAAATGACTTAAATAATGCAAGAACAGATTATAACATATCCAACACTCAGTTGagactttttttaatataaagtaTGAAATTAATAATACattgtatatacatatatacaaatataggTCTGTAAACAAGTCACTTGTTGCTAATATGGCATTAGTGTCCATTATCTGGCCACAAAAGACAGAGTGGCAAAGATAAATGCGGATACTGTTCATTTAAACCTGGGAGTCTTCTTGCTGTTATATATCTTTGAAAAAAGAGAGGAATCCTTTCGATCCTTCTCCCTTTATTCTCAAAGACTTGCTTCTTTGGAGTCCTGTAGCACCTTTTTCTTGCTggctctctttcttcctctcctcctccctttgCTGAACCTGTTGATTTATCACCACCCGCATGTCCTCCTGCAGCAAGAGCAAAGGTTCAGATTACAAAagtataataattttttaaagtccATTTTTCCAAAAGAGACTATCTAGTTTTGTATCCAGGTACACAAACCTGCCAGGCCTCCAGCTCTTGAGACAGCGCCACCTTCTGCTTGATGGTGTTGAGAAGCTGCTGAGTTAGTGATTCTTTCTCTTGACACACCGTGATCAGTTCACTTTCTAAGGACCtaaatggaaatttaaaaaacagatttatcCACAGGTTTAAATAAAATTGAGAGAAAGTAAACTAAACTAGTCAGCGGTTTAGCATAGCATTACCTGTAGCTTGGCTTTCCTGAACTGCGGCCGCACAGCTGAATTTCCTCCCTCAGAGACTCGAGTTCTTCTCTCTGACCTTCAAGCTGCAAAGAGTGTAAATACATCAGTCACACTGATTATAACATTGCATATTAGAGCATGATTGGCCTCCAAAATAAATGTGATATTATAAAGTCGTGCACAGATAAAAGCTGAGCAGAGGGAAACATTGATAATCTGCACACAGGCTACATAATATTGCACAGTTAGCCTCAAATCTTCAAATAACACATGTTGATTAAATTAATCCAAACTTAAACATACTGATTCTATAGcacattattaaaaaatgtaattccgTGACTTCAATTGGAGCTTCCTATATTGTCTGTTTTTGCTAGACAAATCAGCAAATATGTCTTTTTCTATTCCTGCAGCAGTAAGCACAGTATATACAGCATACAGTTTCACTGACCTCTTCTTTAAGTGCCTGTATTTCTTCATCTCTCGCTTGCAGCACTGTGGAGTGAGCTAGAAGAGCCTCTTTAGCCTGTAACAGGAGAGATATACACCACATCACAAAAAGTCAGAGGGGTCCAACACTTAACTAGGCATTTGTGCTTTTAATGCAAATTTGTCCTGCAAATATGTTGCTTTTTTGGCAGACTTGTGCACTATGGGGCGAGATTAATGTATTAGCAAGGTAAATTTGAAAAAGTGAGATttttcagtgtgtaaaatgACTCTTTTTACCTGGCTAGATCACCACAGTCACTTATGCTGAATACATAACCTGATCTGTACCAATTTATGTCAGCGTTTTCTCAAAAACATTTGGATGCTCACAACAGACGGCTGAAAAACTAATATGTACTAAGATGAAACAGCTAGGggaacattttgcaactaattGGGTTAACTGGTAAAAGACTGGGTTTAAAAGAGAATGTTTAAGAGAGACAAAGGTTCTCAGGAGCAAACATGGGCAGCGGTCActaatcttaaaaaaaactgtgcctacaaattgtggaacaaCTTCATAATAATGTTTGTCAATGTAAAACAGTGAAGACATCATCAGCTACAGTACATAACAAAAAGGTTCAgtgaatctggagaaatctctgtgctcAAGAGACAAAAATCAATATCGGATGGATCATGTAAACATACACGAGTACAAGGATTATCCAGACAAGCTTTGGTACACAGGATCGGTACACACTGACTGTGGAGTtacttggtgtgtgtgtttctgtgggcACCTGTGACTGCTGAATTTCACTCAGCAGAGACAAAGGTTCTGCTTGTGTCCTGTCCAGGATGCTGTCTTCATCCAGGTTCAGAGCTTTTTGCTGTAGAGAGCGATTCAAGGTGCGCAACTCAAACACCACTCCCTGCTCCTGCTCTATCTACACACcaagcacatgcacacacacagatcgaGAACGTGTTAGTGACCTCTGCTAGTGATGAGCAATGCCTCCTGCAACAGATATTACTGCCTCAAGTTTCATCGGTCAACACCACAGCTGATCCTAAATATGCCTCCGATTTAATGCTCACCTCTGCTTCTTTCTCTTTGAGTTTCATCTGCATTTCTGACAGTCTGTCTCTCAAGCGCTCTCGCTCCATGCGAAGTCTTTGGTTGTCTTCCCCTGAAGCTTTTagttgtgtctccatgtgtgACAGCCGCTCTTGCAAAACTCTGTTCTGTATGAGAAGGATCAAAAAGGATAAACTAGCAATATAAAAGCTGTTTTAGCATTGTCAGCCCAGATGTCACCCCAAAGCCTACTTCCTGCACACCTCAAGGTtgttaagaggtttataaaatCAGCATCCTGATTGTTGTTTTACGCCTCAACTGAACATTTTAAGAATTTTCCACTATTTCTCGTTACAGAGTTATTTTGTAACCAGATTTTCATGCTTCATGATGACACAAACTATTGTGACTGAAGACTTGTCAGACCTCCATGACTTTAagaattttacttatttttgctGGTATTTAGTCTCAAGCCAGACTCAAGTTATCCGAACATGAGATTTGATTTTAGCTTATGCTATATGAAAATTGACTCCCAAAAGATGTGGTTTGTGGACTTTTCATTGAGAACTTAAGACTTGCTTCTAAAAAACAGGTCTTGTACTTTCATGTGGTGCTactgctgctctttgtgctTTTTGGGTGTGCTGTTCATAATAAAACCAAAACTTTTGTGTATGCAATGTTTTACTTATGGGTATACCTCTGCTTGTATGTTCTCTAACTGTGTAAAGCTGATGTTTCGGCTAAAAGATGATTCTTCCATTTCGTCTCTGATGGTACGCAGTTCAATCCTCAAGGAATGCTCCAGTGTCACAGCCTAGATGTGTGAGAAATAGGAAGGTGAGAAAGGTGTGAATAATAAAAGTAGGACTATCTAAACCCGTTAGTCTGCATTTTCCTGTGACGCAACATACGTGCAGAGATTCACTGATCCATTAAAACAAACCTCTGCCAGCTGCTCAACCAGTCTCTGGTTATGGTTGGCTAACTGAGTCATCTGCTCGCTTTCATCTTTTCGCCGGTCACGCCCTTGACTCTGATGTTTCTCCACCTCAGCCCGCAGAGCTGTTAAATCAGCAGTTAGCTCCGCCTCCCTCTGTCCAAATGCCAGTTCATTCATCTCCAGCTTCCTCTGAAGAACGTGCTTCTCCTGCTGTAAAGCCTGTATTAAACACCATATGAATCAGCTTCAATAACCAGACTTTCCCGATACCATGAATGATGGCTCCACTCCTGGACATGGCAGTGTGACAGCAAGCCAGCATGCTCAATAGGAAGactcagaaaataaaaaagctacaTGTAATCAAAAACATTCAAAGAACATTTAACATtgtatttcatgaaaaatacttttctgtttatttctctGTGCTTGTCGATTCTGTACTCGGAGcagatttattaattaaaaaattaaaacctgtaaaaacagTATAACTAACACATGAACCTgatatatggtgaagatctacTTAAATGGCTTCTGCTAAAGTTAAATGTACTTAACTCACATTAAGTTGGAGCGCATGTAGGTTAAGTGACGCATACTTATCAGGAATCGGAAGCACCGTGTCATGTCCCATACATTGCACTGTAGTGCAAAATACTGCAaatctgataccaagtaaataaaAGGCCAGTATTGTTGATACTGATAATGATACTTTaattttgaacacattttaatgaccacttAAATCATTGTGATTTTTACTTTGCACAATTATTTGTcgacacaataaaacacacctttcagctttgcatgtattttaaaaactttttagaGCCCTGGGATGTAAATTTGCctgtctctaaagcactttgggtcagCTTCTGTAGTTTGAATGTGCtataggctataaataaaacagacactacagtcaacacaaaaaggtcCAGCcatttttcatagtgcatgtttGGGGTATATTTTCCAAAAATATGTTTAACCCAATTGAGAAGGCTACGTACTGAACttagaggatagaaacaaaatattgatCTTATCACTCTAGTATCAGTCCTATACCAGTAGCGGCATTGGTATCGATACTAGCGATATTTAAATTGATTGGCTCACCTCTAATGCAGTTGCAGAAACACTATTTGGAATAACAATGGATTAAGAAATCATGACATGATGGCTGCCATGTAATCATGGATCATTATCATAGCCAGCATAAAAGATTATTATGGCTGTATAACATATGATTACATATGGTAACTGGGGAACATAGCTGATGTCACATGCTTTGACCATTTTTAATGATTAGACTGCATACTAGAACTAGAATGATATAATTTGCTTTGTAATGCCACATTTAATGTTAAATTTATTGTTATCtctgtagagaaaaaaaaacaaatggtttaaatactttatatatagataaaatctatctatatatctatttCTGATAGCATTTTCACACTGTGTAACTTGAGTTATTTTGTAAAGCAGTAGTCAGTAATGGTATGTCTGCTAGTCCCTTAGTGATCTATGGCAGCTTCATGACACAAAGTTAGCATTAGCTTCCTAACAGCTAACCAGACATAATCTCACAACACTAAAGTGATTAGCCAGCTAAAGGCATTGTATAAGTTTCAGTCTGCGGTTATACATTGTTGGAGCTCTTTCTCCTCCAGTGGGGGTGGTTATCACGGTTGCATTGTCTCCTTGCAATCTGACAAATCTTCTGCCCACTGGTGGAATGACTGTGCACTGCAGGCCACATCCAAAAGTTTTGCCTTCATGCAGCGATTTGCTTGTAATTTTAGCTAATCTTACTTCCCATTTCattttgtgtaaaaatgtatttatcaaaTATGACCTTTTGGGAGATTAAGGGACAACAGTAGCTTTAATCTTACCTCCAGCTCCCTTTCCCTCTGCTCCAGAGAGGCTGCCAGCTCCTCATTCTTCTCCAGTAAAGCCCGTCCCAGCTCAGCAGCTAGAATCAGGTCAGTCTCTATGCCTCCTCCACTGTCAGTGCTTCCAGGGGAGGATGTGGATGAGGGGAGACCAAAGGAGAGAGAGAccgaggaggagggagagagaggaaagaacGAGTCCTCCAGGCTGGGTGAGGGAAGACTGTTTTTGCTGAACATAGCTGACAGTTGAAGGATCAGTTAAAAAGTACTATCCCAGGTCCTGCAGTTGTGATTCAGTCTCCCACtggtggaagagaatggatagaGAGTCAGGACTTTCTGTTTCCTGATGGTTTAGTTTACAGGTGTTTGGGTTCCACTTTTGTTATCCAGAGTATTCCTTGTGCTTCAGTGTGTGGTCCCAGTGTTTATATCGTtcacttcttcttctcttctggtCTTTACCGGGACATCTTTGGGCAAGAAAAGACATTTAATAACACAGAAAACCTTGTGTTAATATCACACTAGCTGCTTTCTGGTAATTTAATCCAGCATGGCCTAAAAGGAGATCTTTTGTCTGACAGGTGCTTTTGTAGCTCTGACCGAAACACCAACCTGCACTATTATCATTGTCTCCTCCCTAAATTCCAGAGGCACTGTGAACTGCTACTTCTTGTGATCACTACAATGTGTTGAGTATTTCAAGTAGACTCTTAAGTAATACATTTAGGTCAAATTATCAATAAACAATCAGCATAGGCttagtcttttaaaaaaatctttttgtttgATAATTCACTGCTATCATGAATAATTcccagattatttttatttaaatttagacCGTATAAGCTAAATTTCAGTCACAGTGTAGCAGTGTCAGTATCTGGAGTCTCCCCAGCCTCACCTATCAAGTCTGTCTTTCAGCCTGACGTCACTATTTGCTTCTCACCTGTTATTACCTATTGGTATCATGAATCTGTGTTGACATGCTCTTTAAAGTCCTTTAAAATACAAGTAATAAACTCAGTCCTACTTTATTGCCACTACGACAGTTGACAGAATCCGTGTTAACCTATTTTCCACCAGactttgaaaaatgaaaagttAGGTCTTACCTGACAGCTCTCTGCCACCGCAGGCTAACAGGTACAGTCTTCCTGTTTGGGAGTGTTTGCGCAAGAGAAGCTCAGCTGGTTTCCTTGGTAGTGGAAACATTCATTATGTAAATAAAGCACATGGCTCCACCTACTGAGTTCCAAAGGTGAAGCGAGGGAAAAAGCAAGAGGAATGCACTGAGAGAAAGAACAGGGAATACTGGAAAAGTGGGGGTAAAATTAATAGCTGCTGATTGGATATCAGGCAGTTAAACAAGGAAGTGATTAATTCTGAGGAATTCACTGCTATTtgactgactgtgtgtgtgtgtgtgtgtgttggggtggggtggggtggggtgggggtgggggggcattGCGTGAGAGATGGAAAAGTCTAGGACACAAGCAGGGGTCTGTCTACTCCCCACCCCCTTTGCCCCATCCTGTTTACCTGCTTGAAGAATTTCAAAGGAGCTCTGTGTGTGCTCATTTATGAGGAAGGgttggaggaagaagaaaaaggggaCTGCTTCTGCTGCACCTTCATTTTAAGAGTGGCCAAACAGACTTACAAGAAGACTGAAAACCAGGACCTTCCTAGCTGAGAAAAAAGGCTTTTCCATCAGTAGGTGCATTGACGTAAAGACATGGCTTTCGAACTGTGGTTTGCTCTTTCCCTGTGCCTTGTGTTGGGAACCTCTGAAGCTGGAAAGCAAATGCCTAAACTCTCTGACAAGAAACTCTGCGCTGACTCTGAGTGCAGCTGTAAGTATCAACTGTTTATTTTGCTTCTGAAAAAAAGTTCAGATTCATATCACATTATAGCTCATGACATTTGTCTCTGCACAGACCCTATCTTGATAGCTCGTGCACTGCAGGACTACTACCCCGGAGACTGCAGGTTCATCCCCATCAGGCAGGGGCAGCTTGTCTATGTTTATGCAATGCTTAAAGACAGAGGGAATCTCTTCTGGGCTGGCAGCGTGAGTAAAAGTGACATAATTATGTGGCTATAAATGGCCTGGGCACGGCTCTAACCATAAAACTGTGAAAACGTCACAGGCTTGGGCTTCCATGTGcagcaaaacatttaaaagttttGAATGTTATCTAACAAATGTTATCTTCGTCATCTTTTCCCAGGTACAAGACTCCTATTATGGACAACAGGAAGCTCGCATTGGCCACTTCCCCAGCAGTGTAGTGGAGGAGACACATGCTCTCATGCCAGCCACAACTGAAGTCAAAACTACTGtaggtgaacacacacacatgcgcataTGAATTATTTAGTGCTTTCTCCTGATTCAGTGTATCTTCTTTTTTCCAGAAATGGGACTTCTACTGTTACTGATAATACACTTCCCAAGAAACTTAACTTGATATGATGCACACTGCTGACAGCTTATTTTTATGCATCTAATAACATGAGCGCCAATAGAAGTATGCATAAACTCTCCACAGCAATGAATGCATGTATTATTATGATAACGTATTATTATAA is a window encoding:
- the bicdl2 gene encoding BICD family-like cargo adapter 2 yields the protein MFSKNSLPSPSLEDSFFPLSPSSSVSLSFGLPSSTSSPGSTDSGGGIETDLILAAELGRALLEKNEELAASLEQRERELEALQQEKHVLQRKLEMNELAFGQREAELTADLTALRAEVEKHQSQGRDRRKDESEQMTQLANHNQRLVEQLAEAVTLEHSLRIELRTIRDEMEESSFSRNISFTQLENIQAENRVLQERLSHMETQLKASGEDNQRLRMERERLRDRLSEMQMKLKEKEAEIEQEQGVVFELRTLNRSLQQKALNLDEDSILDRTQAEPLSLLSEIQQSQAKEALLAHSTVLQARDEEIQALKEELEGQREELESLREEIQLCGRSSGKPSYRSLESELITVCQEKESLTQQLLNTIKQKVALSQELEAWQEDMRVVINQQVQQREEERKKESQQEKGATGLQRSKSLRIKGEGSKGFLSFFKDI
- the mia gene encoding melanoma-derived growth regulatory protein, with protein sequence MAFELWFALSLCLVLGTSEAGKQMPKLSDKKLCADSECSYPILIARALQDYYPGDCRFIPIRQGQLVYVYAMLKDRGNLFWAGSVQDSYYGQQEARIGHFPSSVVEETHALMPATTEVKTTKWDFYCY